One Thauera sp. K11 DNA window includes the following coding sequences:
- a CDS encoding cytochrome c oxidase subunit 3, which translates to MNQASGMQAADHYFVPEPSKYPIIGAVALLLFGSGAALWLNGMPAGRWVFFLGIAILVFMMFGWFGQVVRESEGGKYGRRVDKSFRWSMGWFIFSEVMFFAAFFGALFYARVLSVPWLSSGDNASMLWQGYAGAWPTAGPYASDPFTPMEAWGIPAINTLILLTSGVTLTWAHYGLLNGRRGRLKLGLAVTILLGIIFLSLQAYEYAHAYAELNLRLDSGIYGSTFYLLTGFHGMHVTVGTIMLTVMLFRAFAGHFRPDHHFGFEAAAWYWHFVDVVWLMLFVVVYWL; encoded by the coding sequence ATGAACCAGGCGTCAGGCATGCAGGCGGCGGACCACTACTTCGTCCCCGAACCATCGAAGTATCCGATCATCGGCGCCGTCGCCCTGCTGCTGTTCGGCAGCGGGGCCGCGCTGTGGCTGAACGGCATGCCGGCCGGACGCTGGGTGTTCTTCCTCGGCATCGCCATCCTCGTCTTCATGATGTTCGGCTGGTTCGGCCAGGTCGTGCGCGAATCCGAGGGCGGCAAGTACGGCCGGCGGGTGGACAAGTCCTTCCGCTGGTCCATGGGCTGGTTCATCTTCTCCGAAGTGATGTTCTTCGCCGCCTTCTTCGGCGCGCTGTTCTACGCGCGGGTGCTGTCCGTGCCATGGCTGTCGTCGGGCGACAACGCGTCCATGCTCTGGCAGGGGTACGCGGGCGCGTGGCCGACCGCCGGCCCCTACGCGTCCGACCCGTTCACGCCGATGGAGGCATGGGGCATCCCGGCGATCAACACGCTGATCCTGCTCACCTCGGGCGTCACCCTCACCTGGGCGCACTACGGACTGCTCAACGGCAGGCGCGGCCGGCTCAAGCTCGGTCTGGCGGTCACCATCCTGCTCGGCATCATCTTTCTCTCGCTGCAGGCGTACGAATACGCCCATGCGTATGCGGAACTCAATCTGCGGCTGGACAGCGGCATCTACGGTTCCACCTTCTACCTGCTCACCGGCTTTCACGGCATGCACGTCACGGTGGGGACCATCATGCTCACGGTGATGCTGTTCCGCGCCTTCGCTGGCCATTTCCGGCCGGATCACCACTTCGGCTTCGAGGCCGCCGCGTGGTACTGGCACTTCGTCGACGTGGTGTGGCTGATGCTGTTCGTCGTCGTGTATTGGCTGTGA
- a CDS encoding twin transmembrane helix small protein — translation MRIVVILFLVMIVASLGSALLFLLRDRGGGTRMARALAIRVGLSLALFATLMAGFATGLIDGRL, via the coding sequence ATGCGCATCGTCGTCATCCTGTTCCTCGTCATGATCGTCGCCAGCCTGGGGTCGGCGCTGCTGTTCCTGCTGCGCGACCGCGGCGGCGGCACCCGGATGGCGCGCGCGCTGGCGATCCGCGTCGGCCTGTCGCTGGCGCTGTTCGCGACGCTGATGGCGGGGTTCGCAACCGGGCTCATCGACGGCAGGCTCTGA
- a CDS encoding SURF1 family protein, with amino-acid sequence MNLQAAGRSAAGPQGGGAAVSPHAGRAAHRQARTPMRRALHAWAPLAAGLLLVASMVSLGNWQMRRAQEKAELQQRFDLSARGGPVAVRATDRPVDGQPLRLEGRWLAQYTILLDNRTQGGRAGYHVLTPLQLTDGSGAVLVNRGWLAADADRSRLPDVPSPAGLQRVEGRMQPVEAKPFFLGGEVAEGRRWQHLDLDRYRAVLDAAGPRLAGWTVQQTSASAGDGLSRDWPQPAMSADRHRAYALQWYALAGLAAALTAWHAGRLFTRKPSDER; translated from the coding sequence ATGAATCTGCAGGCCGCCGGCCGTTCCGCAGCGGGGCCGCAGGGCGGCGGGGCGGCTGTGTCCCCGCATGCCGGCCGTGCGGCGCATCGGCAGGCGCGCACTCCGATGCGCCGCGCGCTGCATGCATGGGCGCCCCTCGCCGCCGGCCTGCTGCTGGTCGCCTCGATGGTGTCGCTCGGCAACTGGCAGATGCGCCGGGCGCAGGAGAAGGCGGAACTGCAGCAGCGTTTCGATCTGTCCGCGCGCGGCGGGCCGGTTGCGGTGCGTGCGACCGACCGGCCCGTCGACGGGCAGCCGCTGCGCCTCGAAGGCCGCTGGCTGGCGCAATACACCATTCTTCTCGACAACCGGACGCAGGGCGGGCGCGCCGGCTACCACGTGCTGACTCCGCTGCAACTGACCGACGGTTCCGGCGCGGTGCTCGTCAATCGCGGCTGGCTGGCCGCGGATGCCGACCGCAGCCGCCTGCCCGACGTGCCGTCCCCGGCCGGGCTGCAGCGCGTGGAAGGGCGTATGCAGCCGGTCGAGGCAAAGCCCTTCTTCCTCGGCGGCGAGGTGGCGGAAGGCCGTCGCTGGCAGCATCTCGATCTCGACCGCTACCGCGCCGTCCTCGATGCGGCGGGGCCGCGGCTCGCCGGCTGGACGGTGCAGCAGACCTCCGCATCCGCCGGCGACGGCCTGTCGCGCGACTGGCCGCAGCCGGCCATGAGCGCCGACCGCCACCGTGCCTACGCGCTGCAGTGGTATGCGCTCGCCGGCCTCGCCGCTGCGCTGACCGCCTGGCATGCCGGGCGCCTCTTCACCCGGAAACCCTCCGATGAGCGATAG
- a CDS encoding COX15/CtaA family protein: protein MPPALTLYRRLVLLAFGLTAFVVVFGAYVRLSDAGLGCPDWPGCYGKLSPAHAAGQILDAHEANPHGPVSMPKAWKEMIHRYAAAGLGLLIIAIAVLASRLGGHAKVSRRVAWLLVGVVALQGMLGKWTVTLLLKPAIVTAHLIGGLTTLALLAWLALRALGVERLQAGGTGGVAPRLCLAARLGLVLLIAQIALGGWTSTNYAALACTDFPTCHGSLWPQADYANAFHVVRELGMTADGELLSNAALTAIHWSHRVGALLVGVVLLVLGATLAKRQGTERLGLALTGALLLQVTLGIANVRLSLPLGLAAAHNAGAALLLVLMVSINYRLAAMPARMRQRFVALVG, encoded by the coding sequence ATGCCGCCCGCGCTGACGCTCTATCGCCGCCTGGTGCTGCTGGCGTTCGGCCTGACGGCCTTCGTCGTCGTGTTCGGCGCCTACGTGCGGCTGTCTGATGCCGGCCTGGGCTGCCCCGACTGGCCCGGCTGCTACGGCAAGCTGAGCCCGGCGCACGCCGCCGGGCAGATCCTCGATGCGCACGAGGCGAATCCGCACGGGCCGGTCAGCATGCCCAAGGCGTGGAAGGAGATGATCCACCGCTATGCGGCCGCCGGCCTCGGCCTGCTGATCATCGCGATCGCCGTCCTCGCATCCCGGCTGGGAGGCCATGCGAAGGTGTCGCGCCGCGTGGCCTGGCTGCTGGTCGGGGTGGTCGCGCTGCAGGGCATGCTGGGCAAATGGACCGTGACGCTGCTGCTCAAGCCCGCCATCGTGACCGCCCACCTGATCGGCGGGCTGACCACGCTTGCGCTGCTGGCATGGCTCGCGTTGCGCGCACTCGGCGTGGAACGGCTGCAGGCGGGCGGCACCGGCGGGGTCGCCCCGCGGCTGTGCCTCGCGGCGCGCCTCGGCCTGGTGCTGCTGATCGCGCAGATCGCCCTGGGCGGCTGGACGAGCACCAACTACGCCGCGCTCGCCTGCACCGATTTCCCCACTTGCCACGGCAGCCTCTGGCCGCAGGCCGACTATGCGAATGCCTTCCACGTGGTGCGCGAGCTGGGCATGACCGCCGACGGCGAACTGCTGTCGAACGCGGCGCTCACTGCCATCCACTGGTCGCACCGCGTGGGCGCATTGCTGGTCGGCGTGGTGCTGCTGGTGCTGGGGGCGACGCTGGCGAAGCGCCAGGGCACCGAGCGGCTCGGCCTTGCGCTGACGGGCGCGCTGCTGCTGCAGGTAACGCTGGGGATCGCCAACGTCAGGCTGTCCCTGCCGCTGGGACTGGCGGCCGCGCACAACGCCGGCGCCGCGCTGCTGCTGGTCCTCATGGTGTCGATCAACTACCGGCTGGCCGCGATGCCGGCGCGCATGCGCCAGCGGTTCGTGGCACTGGTCGGCTGA
- the cyoE gene encoding heme o synthase, which produces MRTLAPAHDGFARRARAFYVLTKPRVNTLIVFCAVIGMFLAVPDGLPEPFAVFCATLGIACVAGAAAAMNCLVEQHIDARMARTRGRPLPRGELAAGEVLAFAGMLGGFGLTILHRAVNPLTMWLTLATFVGYAVVYTIFLKPRTPQNIVIGGASGAMPPVLGWAAITGEVSADALLLFLIIFAWTPPHFWALALYRTDDYARAGLPMLPVTHGSEFTRLSVLLYTLILFGVTLLPYATRMSGMVYLAAAVVLGARFIHYAWRLYRDYSDALARRTFRFSIAYLFGLFAALLADHYLPY; this is translated from the coding sequence ATGAGAACCCTTGCCCCCGCACACGACGGATTTGCGCGCCGCGCGCGCGCGTTCTACGTGCTGACCAAGCCGCGCGTGAACACGCTGATCGTGTTCTGCGCCGTGATCGGCATGTTCCTCGCCGTGCCCGACGGCCTGCCTGAGCCGTTCGCCGTGTTCTGCGCCACGCTCGGCATCGCCTGCGTCGCCGGCGCCGCCGCGGCCATGAACTGCCTGGTCGAGCAGCACATCGATGCGCGCATGGCCCGCACCCGCGGCCGCCCGCTGCCGCGCGGCGAACTGGCCGCGGGCGAGGTGCTCGCCTTCGCCGGCATGCTGGGCGGCTTCGGCCTCACCATCCTGCACCGCGCCGTCAATCCGCTGACGATGTGGCTGACGCTGGCCACCTTCGTCGGCTATGCCGTCGTCTATACGATCTTCCTCAAGCCGCGCACGCCGCAGAACATCGTCATCGGCGGAGCCTCCGGCGCGATGCCTCCGGTGCTCGGCTGGGCGGCGATCACCGGCGAGGTGTCGGCCGATGCGCTGCTGCTGTTCCTGATCATCTTCGCGTGGACGCCGCCGCACTTCTGGGCGCTGGCCCTCTACCGCACCGACGACTACGCGCGCGCCGGCCTGCCCATGCTGCCGGTCACCCACGGGTCCGAGTTCACCCGGCTGAGCGTGCTGCTCTATACCCTTATCCTCTTCGGCGTGACCCTGCTGCCCTACGCCACGCGGATGTCGGGGATGGTCTATCTCGCCGCCGCGGTCGTGCTCGGCGCGCGCTTCATCCACTACGCCTGGCGCCTCTACCGCGACTACAGCGACGCGCTGGCGCGGCGCACCTTCCGCTTCTCGATCGCCTACCTGTTCGGCCTCTTCGCCGCGCTGCTGGCCGATCACTACCTGCCGTACTGA
- a CDS encoding SCO family protein: MRLRPRSLFAWSRTFAALAFGAALLAGCAPSEPAFRSTDITGADYGKSLALTDHNGQPRTLADFRGKVVTIFFGYTQCPDVCPTALSGMGEVMRRLGTDADRVQVLFVTVDPERDTQALLSEYVPVFDKRFLGLYGTPDKISEVAKDFRVFYRKSGDLNGHYTVDHTAGTYVFDPSGKLRLYVKHAEDPALIAGDIEALLAGK, translated from the coding sequence ATGCGTTTGCGTCCCAGGAGTCTTTTCGCGTGGAGTCGTACTTTCGCCGCGCTTGCGTTCGGTGCGGCGCTGCTGGCCGGCTGCGCGCCGTCCGAACCGGCCTTCCGCTCGACCGACATCACCGGCGCCGATTACGGCAAGTCGCTCGCGCTCACCGACCACAACGGCCAGCCCCGCACGCTGGCCGATTTCCGCGGCAAGGTGGTGACGATCTTCTTCGGCTACACCCAGTGCCCGGACGTGTGCCCGACCGCGCTGTCGGGCATGGGCGAGGTCATGCGCCGGCTCGGCACCGATGCCGACCGCGTCCAGGTGCTGTTCGTCACGGTGGACCCGGAGCGCGACACGCAGGCCCTGCTGTCGGAATACGTGCCGGTGTTCGACAAGCGCTTCCTTGGCCTCTACGGCACGCCGGACAAGATCTCCGAAGTGGCGAAGGATTTCCGCGTCTTCTACCGCAAGAGCGGCGACCTGAACGGCCACTACACTGTCGACCACACGGCCGGCACCTACGTCTTCGATCCGAGCGGAAAACTGCGGCTGTACGTGAAGCACGCCGAAGACCCGGCGCTCATCGCCGGCGACATCGAGGCGCTGCTGGCGGGGAAGTGA
- the rpoH gene encoding RNA polymerase sigma factor RpoH, producing the protein MTHALSFPVPSAGSIDQYIQSVNRIPLLTEQEEVALARRLREEGDVEAARQLVMSHLRLVVAIARGYLGYGLPHADLIQEGNIGLMKAVKRFDPARGVRLVSFAMHWIKAEIHEYIVKNWRLVKIATTKAQRKLFFNLRGMKQDTATLQPSEVRSIAARLGVKPEEVVEMETRLSGRDIPLEGSSDDEDERFAPVAYLPDPHAEPSEVLEQTQLARLQDTGLREALASLDERSRRIVERRWLAEGDAATLHELAAEYGVSAERIRQIEAKAMQKMRGVLAAMV; encoded by the coding sequence ATGACCCACGCCCTGTCGTTCCCGGTTCCGTCGGCTGGCAGCATCGATCAGTACATACAGTCGGTCAATCGCATCCCGCTGCTCACCGAGCAGGAGGAAGTCGCATTGGCAAGAAGGCTGCGCGAGGAAGGCGACGTCGAGGCGGCGCGGCAACTGGTGATGTCGCACCTGCGGCTGGTGGTGGCGATCGCGCGCGGCTATCTGGGCTACGGCCTGCCGCACGCCGACCTGATCCAGGAAGGCAACATCGGCCTGATGAAGGCGGTGAAGCGTTTCGACCCGGCGCGCGGCGTGCGCCTCGTGTCCTTCGCGATGCACTGGATAAAGGCCGAGATCCACGAATACATCGTGAAGAACTGGCGTCTGGTGAAGATCGCCACGACCAAGGCGCAGCGCAAACTGTTCTTCAACCTGCGCGGCATGAAGCAGGACACCGCGACCCTGCAGCCGTCCGAAGTGCGTTCGATCGCCGCCCGCCTCGGCGTCAAGCCCGAGGAAGTGGTGGAGATGGAAACCCGCCTGTCGGGCCGCGACATTCCGCTCGAAGGCAGCAGCGACGACGAAGACGAACGCTTCGCCCCCGTCGCCTACCTGCCCGACCCGCATGCGGAGCCCTCGGAGGTGCTGGAGCAGACCCAACTCGCCCGCCTGCAGGACACCGGCCTGCGCGAGGCGCTTGCCAGCCTGGACGAGCGCAGCCGCCGCATCGTCGAACGCCGCTGGCTCGCCGAAGGCGACGCCGCCACGCTGCATGAGCTTGCCGCCGAATACGGCGTGTCGGCCGAACGCATCCGCCAGATCGAGGCGAAGGCGATGCAGAAGATGCGAGGGGTGCTGGCGGCGATGGTGTGA
- a CDS encoding porin, whose product MQKKLIALAVAGLVSVPAFAQSNVTIYGIVDMGYVYRGDNVVDGVKNRSGIDSGVANGSRIGFKGTEDLGNGLKAGFVLEQGILADTGTSAQGGRTFGRQSFVSLGGNFGTVALGRQYAPGYLLLDSIDPFSTGTVGQSNNVYLGEVRLDNLLAYVSPTWSGFSFSAGYTLSAYGNESLGNESVAGDVRAWAISPKYVNGPLTLGLNFHEIKMKSTGAADGDKVRVYDFGGSYNFGVVKLGAIYGIRKADGVDFGQFEEGEDSKQWLVGVTVPVSASGNVLASYAHRKTDIANSSKDAKVSQWAIGYEHWLSKRTGLYATYADINNNKAAEHAGDEFLIGSVGDATSGGGGYQRGFNVGIRHFF is encoded by the coding sequence ATGCAGAAGAAACTGATCGCACTGGCCGTCGCTGGCCTGGTTTCGGTTCCGGCCTTTGCGCAGTCCAACGTGACGATCTACGGTATCGTCGACATGGGCTACGTCTATCGCGGCGACAACGTCGTTGATGGCGTCAAGAACCGCAGCGGCATCGATTCGGGCGTCGCCAACGGCAGCCGCATCGGCTTCAAGGGTACGGAAGACCTGGGCAACGGCCTGAAGGCCGGCTTCGTGCTGGAGCAGGGCATCCTGGCGGATACCGGTACCTCGGCGCAGGGCGGCAGGACTTTCGGCCGCCAGTCCTTCGTCTCCCTGGGCGGCAACTTCGGCACCGTGGCGCTGGGCCGCCAGTACGCGCCCGGCTACCTGCTGCTGGATTCGATCGATCCGTTCTCGACCGGTACCGTCGGCCAGTCGAACAACGTCTACCTCGGTGAGGTCCGTCTCGACAACCTGCTGGCCTACGTGTCGCCGACCTGGAGCGGCTTCTCCTTCAGCGCCGGCTACACGCTGAGCGCCTACGGCAACGAATCCCTCGGCAACGAAAGCGTGGCCGGCGACGTCCGCGCCTGGGCGATCTCGCCGAAGTACGTCAATGGCCCGCTGACCCTGGGCCTGAACTTCCACGAGATCAAGATGAAGTCCACCGGTGCCGCCGACGGCGACAAGGTCCGCGTTTATGATTTCGGCGGTTCGTACAACTTCGGCGTGGTGAAGCTGGGTGCGATCTACGGCATCCGCAAGGCCGACGGCGTCGACTTCGGCCAGTTCGAGGAGGGCGAGGACTCCAAGCAGTGGCTGGTGGGCGTGACCGTGCCGGTCAGCGCTTCGGGCAACGTGCTGGCGTCGTATGCCCACCGCAAGACGGACATCGCGAACAGCAGCAAAGACGCCAAGGTCAGCCAGTGGGCGATCGGCTACGAGCACTGGCTGTCGAAGCGCACGGGCCTGTACGCGACGTATGCCGACATCAACAACAACAAGGCGGCCGAGCATGCTGGCGACGAGTTCCTGATCGGCTCGGTCGGCGATGCCACCAGCGGTGGCGGCGGCTACCAGCGCGGCTTCAACGTGGGCATCCGCCACTTCTTCTGA
- the aroE gene encoding shikimate dehydrogenase yields MTDRYAVIGNPIAHSKSPAIHAAFARQTGQDLTYEAILGPLDGFVACVRQFMRDGGKGMNVTVPFKIQAVELADRLTERARHAQAVNTLKFEADGSILGDNTDGVGMVRDIRDVLGVPIAGRRVLLLGAGGAARGVLLPLLEEGPAGLVIANRTPEKAEQLKALCPGRGEVDVARFDELGGQGFDVVINATSASLGGEGIALPAGIYGAGALAYDMVYGDRPTPFMLQAREQGAARVSDGLGMLVGQAAESFYLWRRVRPDTAPVIAMLRAC; encoded by the coding sequence ATGACCGACCGCTACGCCGTCATCGGCAATCCCATCGCGCATTCGAAGTCTCCGGCCATCCACGCCGCCTTCGCGCGCCAGACTGGCCAGGACCTGACCTATGAGGCCATCCTCGGGCCGCTGGACGGGTTTGTGGCGTGCGTGCGGCAGTTCATGCGCGACGGCGGCAAGGGCATGAACGTGACGGTGCCGTTCAAGATCCAGGCCGTCGAGCTGGCCGACCGGCTGACCGAGCGGGCGCGCCACGCACAGGCGGTCAATACGCTGAAATTCGAGGCTGATGGCAGCATCCTCGGCGACAATACCGACGGCGTGGGCATGGTACGCGACATCCGGGACGTCCTGGGCGTGCCGATCGCCGGGCGGCGGGTCCTGCTGCTGGGGGCCGGCGGCGCGGCGCGCGGCGTGCTGCTGCCGCTGCTGGAAGAGGGGCCGGCCGGCTTGGTGATCGCCAACCGCACGCCGGAGAAGGCCGAGCAGTTGAAGGCGCTGTGCCCGGGCCGGGGCGAGGTGGACGTGGCGCGATTCGACGAACTCGGCGGGCAGGGGTTCGACGTCGTGATCAATGCGACCTCGGCCAGCCTGGGCGGGGAGGGTATTGCGCTGCCGGCCGGCATCTACGGTGCGGGTGCGCTGGCCTACGACATGGTGTATGGCGACCGTCCTACACCCTTCATGCTGCAGGCCCGCGAGCAGGGCGCGGCGCGGGTGTCCGACGGGCTTGGCATGCTCGTCGGCCAGGCGGCCGAGTCCTTCTACCTGTGGCGCCGCGTGCGGCCGGATACCGCGCCGGTGATCGCGATGCTGCGCGCATGCTGA
- the ampD gene encoding 1,6-anhydro-N-acetylmuramyl-L-alanine amidase AmpD: protein MKTDLLAGGWLAGARRVASPNFDVRPEGERPSLVVVHAISLPPDRFGGPGVEQLFTNTLDPGEHPYYAAICHLRVSAHFFIRRDGELVQFVSADERAWHAGVSCWEGRERCNDFSIGIELEGCDTLPFEPAQYHRLAELLEILRSHYPIGAVVGHSDIAPGRKTDPGPCFDWAGLELPVPVARR, encoded by the coding sequence ATGAAGACCGATCTGCTCGCCGGCGGTTGGCTCGCCGGTGCCCGCCGCGTTGCTTCCCCGAATTTCGACGTCCGCCCGGAAGGCGAGCGCCCGAGCCTGGTCGTGGTGCACGCCATCAGCCTGCCGCCCGACCGGTTCGGCGGGCCGGGCGTGGAACAACTCTTCACCAACACCCTGGACCCCGGCGAGCATCCCTACTACGCGGCCATCTGCCATCTGCGGGTGTCGGCGCATTTCTTCATCCGGCGCGATGGGGAACTGGTCCAGTTCGTGTCCGCGGACGAGCGGGCGTGGCATGCCGGCGTGTCGTGCTGGGAGGGCAGGGAGCGCTGCAACGATTTTTCGATCGGCATCGAACTCGAGGGCTGCGACACGCTGCCGTTCGAGCCGGCGCAGTACCACAGGCTGGCGGAATTGCTGGAAATCCTGCGCTCGCACTATCCGATCGGGGCCGTCGTCGGCCACTCCGACATCGCGCCGGGACGCAAGACGGACCCCGGCCCTTGCTTCGATTGGGCCGGGCTGGAACTGCCGGTTCCTGTTGCAAGGCGTTAA
- a CDS encoding lytic transglycosylase domain-containing protein, giving the protein MEDTMKHATRTQGLARQAGGVLLNLAHGALLAGGLMGMATVASDRLDPVSVNYADTRAAVSTQPGSFYAGLAAEALEAAHPAGKSPQAVQAVEDDNGLSPEMVRVRDWVSDRYGVSDETLEPALAAAEEAGRHRGIDPLLIVAIMAVESSFNPRAVSNMGAQGLMQVIPRFHKDKIGSKRGKNALFDPEFNIHVGTQVLHEGLARYGDMQRALQYYNGSLGDTSMRYTRKVMAIKKRLVAAAAGRLQLASAG; this is encoded by the coding sequence ATGGAGGACACCATGAAACACGCAACTCGAACTCAGGGCCTCGCGCGTCAGGCGGGCGGCGTTCTTTTAAATCTCGCACACGGTGCCTTGCTGGCTGGCGGCTTGATGGGAATGGCGACGGTCGCCTCCGATCGGCTCGATCCGGTCAGCGTCAATTACGCGGACACCCGCGCCGCGGTGTCCACCCAGCCGGGTTCCTTCTACGCCGGTCTCGCGGCGGAGGCTCTCGAGGCGGCACACCCGGCCGGCAAGAGCCCGCAAGCCGTACAGGCGGTCGAGGATGACAACGGCCTTTCGCCCGAGATGGTGCGGGTCCGCGACTGGGTATCCGACCGCTACGGCGTGTCCGACGAAACGCTCGAACCGGCGCTTGCCGCGGCCGAGGAGGCAGGGCGCCACCGCGGCATCGATCCGCTGCTGATCGTCGCGATCATGGCGGTGGAGTCGAGCTTCAATCCGCGCGCGGTGAGCAACATGGGGGCGCAGGGCCTGATGCAGGTCATCCCCCGTTTCCACAAGGACAAGATCGGCTCGAAGCGGGGCAAGAACGCGTTGTTCGATCCGGAATTCAACATCCACGTGGGTACCCAGGTGCTTCACGAGGGCCTTGCCCGCTACGGCGACATGCAGCGTGCGCTGCAGTACTACAACGGTTCGCTGGGCGATACGTCGATGCGCTACACCCGCAAGGTGATGGCGATCAAGAAGCGGCTCGTCGCCGCTGCCGCTGGCCGCCTGCAGCTCGCTTCGGCCGGCTGA
- a CDS encoding pyridoxal phosphate-dependent aminotransferase, producing MLHFSRRAADIQPFHVMELLRRARELEARGRDIIHMEVGEPDFPTPQPMLEAAARFIAGGDVHYTSGLGLPALREAIAGFYRDRFGADVAAERIVVTAGASGALMLALAATTDPGDEWLLPDPGYPSNRHLVRSFEGVARGLPVDAASRYQPTARQVADAWHAHTRGLMVATPSNPTGTLLTGDEIEALHRVTHGRDGLLLVDEIYQGLTYGVEASSALSRPALNGADDLFVVNSFSKYFGMTGWRLGWLVVPPAYVRTIEKLAQHFFIAPSTPAQHAALAAFAPSTLEILEERRHAFAERRDTLLPALRDIGFTVASEPQGAFYIYADVSPLADDAEALARRMIEEAGVAATPGIDFGHHLARRHLRIAYTTRRERLLEAADRIARVLR from the coding sequence ATGCTCCACTTCTCCCGCCGCGCCGCCGACATCCAGCCCTTTCACGTCATGGAACTGCTGCGCCGCGCGCGCGAGCTCGAGGCCCGGGGGCGCGACATCATCCACATGGAAGTGGGCGAACCCGACTTCCCCACGCCGCAGCCGATGCTCGAAGCGGCCGCGCGCTTCATCGCCGGCGGCGACGTGCATTACACCTCGGGCCTCGGGTTGCCGGCGCTGCGCGAGGCGATCGCGGGTTTCTACCGCGACCGCTTCGGCGCGGACGTCGCGGCGGAACGCATCGTCGTCACCGCCGGCGCGTCGGGGGCCCTGATGCTGGCACTGGCAGCCACCACCGATCCGGGGGACGAGTGGCTGCTGCCCGATCCCGGCTACCCCTCGAACCGCCATCTCGTGCGCAGCTTCGAGGGGGTTGCGCGCGGCCTGCCGGTCGATGCCGCCAGCCGCTATCAGCCAACCGCCCGGCAGGTGGCCGACGCCTGGCATGCGCACACGCGCGGCCTGATGGTCGCCACGCCGTCGAACCCGACCGGCACCCTGCTCACCGGCGACGAGATCGAGGCCCTGCATCGCGTCACCCACGGCCGCGACGGCCTGCTGCTGGTCGACGAGATCTACCAGGGGCTGACCTATGGCGTGGAGGCGTCTTCCGCCCTGTCCCGCCCGGCGCTCAATGGCGCCGACGACCTCTTCGTGGTGAACAGCTTTTCCAAGTACTTCGGCATGACGGGCTGGCGCCTGGGCTGGCTGGTGGTGCCGCCCGCGTACGTACGCACCATCGAGAAACTGGCGCAGCACTTCTTCATCGCGCCGTCCACGCCGGCACAGCACGCGGCGCTGGCCGCCTTCGCACCGTCGACGCTCGAAATCCTCGAAGAGCGCCGGCATGCGTTCGCCGAGCGGCGGGACACCCTGCTGCCCGCGCTGCGCGACATCGGCTTCACCGTCGCCTCCGAACCCCAGGGCGCCTTCTACATCTATGCCGACGTGTCGCCGCTGGCGGACGACGCCGAAGCGCTGGCGCGCAGGATGATCGAAGAGGCCGGCGTCGCCGCCACACCCGGCATCGATTTCGGCCACCACCTGGCACGGCGCCACCTGCGCATCGCCTACACGACGCGGCGTGAACGCCTGCTCGAAGCAGCCGACCGCATCGCCCGGGTCCTGCGCTGA
- a CDS encoding Fur family transcriptional regulator, which produces MLSSRPTVSPSSAELLDRASERCKAHGALLTPIRRDVLGLLYETENGLKAYDLLAKVKELRSNATPPTVYRALDFLIEQGLVHKIERINQFVACRHDSHRFPGLFMVCRRCGKVSELHDHALMAALTQSILRAGHELDCHELEISSICPDCRQAGQGTHGV; this is translated from the coding sequence ATGCTCAGCTCGCGCCCCACCGTCTCCCCGAGCAGTGCCGAACTCCTCGATCGTGCCAGCGAGCGCTGCAAGGCGCATGGCGCGCTGCTGACACCGATTCGGCGCGATGTTCTCGGCTTGCTCTACGAAACCGAAAATGGCCTGAAAGCCTATGACCTGCTGGCGAAGGTCAAGGAATTGCGGAGCAATGCGACGCCGCCGACGGTGTATCGGGCGCTGGACTTCCTGATCGAACAGGGCCTGGTGCACAAGATCGAACGCATCAACCAGTTCGTCGCGTGCCGCCACGACTCTCACCGTTTCCCGGGTCTGTTCATGGTCTGCCGGCGCTGCGGCAAGGTCAGCGAGTTGCACGACCACGCCTTGATGGCGGCCTTGACGCAGAGCATTCTCCGCGCCGGACACGAACTCGATTGTCACGAACTCGAGATCTCGTCGATATGCCCGGACTGCCGCCAGGCCGGGCAGGGCACGCACGGGGTTTGA